The Oncorhynchus tshawytscha isolate Ot180627B linkage group LG30, Otsh_v2.0, whole genome shotgun sequence genome includes a region encoding these proteins:
- the LOC112228885 gene encoding spermine synthase → MALRHYTLDFNLSAPADCPSTVRGLHSIFQEQEMTETVHDTEGHGYLATFIGKNGRLVILRVHSQGLVTVDLQCCEGDNIAQVDNLLNALEKKLKSLLHGNIRGVKRLPALTRGAAVDRYWPTADGRLVEYDIDRVVYDEDSAYQNIKILHSQQFGNILILNGDVNLAESDLPYTQAIMGRGKENYTGKEVLILGGGDGGILAEAVKLKPKMITMVEIDQMVIDGCRTHMRKACGSVLDNLKGDCYQVLVEDCVPVLKKYVEEGKTFDYVINDLTAVPISTAPEEDSTWEFLQLILDLSIKVLRPTGKYFTQGNCANLTEALALYEEQLGRLSCPVDFSKEVVCVPSYMELWVFYTVWKK, encoded by the exons ATGGCACTGCGACATTACACCCTCGACTTCAACCTCTCAGCGCCAG CTGACTGTCCTTCGACTGTGCGTGGGCTGCATTCTATATTTCAAGAGCAGGAAATGACAGAGACTGTTCATGACACTGAGGGACATGGATACCTTGCTACCTTCATTGGCAAGAATGGCAG GTTGGTTATTCTGCGTGTGCACTCCCAAGGTCTGGTTACCGTTGATCTGCAGTGTTGTGAAGGAGATAACATTGCACAAGTAGATAAT CTTTTGAATGCACTGGAAAAGAAGCTAAAAAGTCTCCTACATGGAAACATTAGGGGGGTCAAGAG GCTCCCAGCTCTGACACGAGGTGCAGCTGTTGATCGATACTGGCCCACAGCCGACGGCAGACTGGTGGAGTATGACATTGATCGGGTTGTATACGATGAGGACTCTGCATACCAGAACATAAAGATCTTGCACTCACAGCAGTTTGGCAATATCCTGATCCTCAATGGGGATGTTA ATCTGGCAGAGAGTGACCTGCCCTACACCCAGGCTATCATGGGCAGAGGGAAAGAGAACTATACAGGAAAGGAGGTGCTGATCTTAGGAGGCGGTGATGGAGGAATCCTCGCTGAGGCCGTCAAACTCAAGCCAAAGATGATCACCATGGTGGAG ATCGACCAAATGGTGATTGATGGGTGCAGGACGCACATGAGGAAGGCTTGTGGAAGTGTTCTGGACAACCTGAAGGGAGACTGTTACCAG GTGTTGGTGGAGGACTGTGTTCCGGTTCTGAAAAAGTATGTGGAGGAAGGGAAGACGTTTGATTACGTCATCAATGACCTCACAGCAGTTCCTATCTCCACAGCGCCAGAGGAGG ACTCTACATGGGAGTTCCTACAGCTCATCTTGGATCTTTCAATCAAAGTACTGCGTCCTACTGGGAAGTACTTCACACAG GGAAACTGTGCAAATCTGACTGAGGCACTGGCTCTCTATGAGGAACAGCTGGGAAGGCTCTCATGTCCTGTGGACTTTTCCAAGGAGGTGGTTTGTGTGCCCTCTTATATGGAACT GTGGGTTTTCTACACCGTTTGGAAGAAGTAA